A genome region from Coffea arabica cultivar ET-39 chromosome 7e, Coffea Arabica ET-39 HiFi, whole genome shotgun sequence includes the following:
- the LOC140011487 gene encoding transcription factor MYB16-like, whose product MGRSPCCDKVGLKKGPWTPEEDQKLLAYIEEHGHGSWRALPAKAGLQRCGKSCRLRWTNYLRPDIKRGKFSIQEEQTIIQLHALLGNRWSAIATHLPKRTDNEIKNYWNTHLKKRLAKMGIDPVTHKPKTDAILSNDGQSKHAANLSHMAQWESARLEAEARLVRQSKLRSSSFHNPLASPEFSSPSSPLTKPALVPPGPPRCLDILKAWNGVWTKPNDDQAGTSAGGAAASVTGLAGDLESPTSTLSYSENAPQMSSNGIGDSSTAYIEFVGNSSGSCEGGMMKEEGEEDWKGIDNSMSFTSGLQDMAITVDNTHNSAWTGESLRPSPDSHQHVSGGGNFVERFTDLLLSSSGGGDRSFCEGCGESDNGDASGSAGSGDASHDYLEDNKNYWNSILNLVDSSPSDSPMF is encoded by the exons ATGGGGCGATCTCCATGCTGTGATAAAGTAGGCCTCAAGAAAGGGCCATGGACTCCTGAAGAAGATCAGAAACTGTTGGCTTACATCGAAGAACATGGACATGGAAGCTGGCGTGCCTTGCCTGCCAAAGCTG GCCTTCAAAGATGTGGGAAGAGTTGCAGACTTAGATGGACCAACTACCTCAGACCCGACATTAAGAGAGGAAAATTCAGTATACAGGAGGAACAAACCATCATTCAACTCCATGCTCTCTTAGGAAACAG GTGGTCGGCTATAGCCACTCACTTGCCCAAGAGAACAGACAATGAGATCAAAAACTACTGGAATACGCATCTCAAGAAACGACTGGCCAAAATGGGGATCGATCCAGTCACCCACAAGCCCAAAACCGACGCAATCTTGTCCAACGACGGCCAGTCCAAGCATGCAGCCAACCTCAGCCACATGGCTCAATGGGAAAGCGCCCGCCTAGAAGCCGAAGCCAGATTGGTCAGACAATCAAAGCTACGCTCCAGTTCATTCCACAACCCCCTTGCTTCTCCAGAGTTTTCCTCCCCCTCCAGTCCTCTCACCAAGCCGGCCCTGGTCCCTCCGGGGCCGCCACGCTGTCTCGACATACTCAAGGCGTGGAACGGTGTATGGACCAAGCCCAACGATGATCAAGCCGGTACAAGCGCTGGTGGTGCCGCGGCGTCAGTTACCGGGCTAGCCGGTGACCTGGAGTCCCCCACATCTACACTTAGCTATTCCGAGAACGCACCCCAAATGTCATCCAACGGAATTGGAGATAGTTCCACGGCTTACATCGAGTTCGTGGGGAATTCATCGGGGTCTTGCGAGGGGGGAATGATGAAGGAAGAGGGTGAAGAAGATTGGAAAGGCATTGATAATTCCATGTCGTTCACTTCTGGACTTCAGGACATGGCCATCACTGTGGACAATACTCATAACAGTGCATGGACGGGGGAGTCCCTCAGGCCAAGTCCTGATTCTCATCAACATGTTTCTGGCGGCGGCAATTTTGTGGAGAGATTCACGGACCTCTTGCTTAGTAGTTCCGGTGGCGGCGACCGGAGCTTTTGCGAGGGCTGCGGAGAGTCTGATAACGGTGATGCTAGTGGGAGTGCCGGCTCGGGAGATGCAAGTCATGACTACTTGGAAGATAACAAGAATTACTGGAATAGCAttctaaatttggtggattctTCACCCTCTGATTCGCCTATGTTTTAG
- the LOC140011176 gene encoding NAC domain-containing protein 92-like: MENVSAVTDDDEKMELPPGFRFHPSDEELITHYLSPKVLDYSFSAIAIGEVDLNKVEPWDLPWRAKLGEKEWYFFCVRDRKYPTGMRTNRATDAGYWKATGKDKEIFKVKKLVGMKKTLVFYKGRAPKGEKTNWVMHEYRPEGKNSIHGASRAEKNEWVICRIFKKSSEGKKIHISGLTRATNCRDDSSSSELPPLMDLSSDEAQTRTTVAEASNVTRFSNPMEVEDQKPQYADLIKTPYATSASNISAFSPASLISPKFSTPNSILAAQIMPHMDHLHYTDSVFMQDQSILKLLFDDYESNGNAKSEVSQSTGGISTDMSSSLSDFRPFGYLECPITSAGPVDLECLWNY, encoded by the exons ATGGAAAATGTCTCTGCTGTAACAGATGATGATGAAAAGATGGAATTGCCTCCAGGGTTTAGATTTCATCCAAGTGATGAAGAGCTCATAACTCATTATTTATCTCCAAAGGTTCTTGACTACAGTTTCAGCGCAATAGCAATTGGGGAGGTGGACTTAAACAAGGTTGAGCCTTGGGATTTGCCAT GGAGAGCGAAGTTGGGAGAAAAAGAGTGGTATTTCTTTTGTGTCAGAGACAGAAAGTACCCAACAGGGATGAGGACAAATAGAGCCACTGATGCGGGATATTGGAAGGCAACTGGTAAAgataaggaaattttcaaagtgAAAAAGCTCGTGGGGATGAAGAAGACTCTGGTTTTCTACAAAGGGAGAGCTCCCAAAGGAGAGAAGACCAATTGGGTCATGCATGAGTACAGACCAGAGGGGAAGAATTCCATTCATGGTGCCTCTAGAGCAGAAAAG AATGAATGGGTAATCTGTAGAATCTTTAAAAAGAGCTCGGAAGGGAAGAAAATACACATTTCAGGGCTAACCAGGGCGACAAATTGTCGTGATGATTCGAGTTCTTCGGAGCTGCCTCCCTTAATGGATCTGTCCTCTGATGAAGCTCAAACGAGAACCACAGTTGCTGAGGCATCCAACGTGACCCGCTTCTCCAACCCAATGGAGGTGGAGGACCAAAAGCCCCAGTACGCCGACTTGATCAAAACTCCTTATGCAACTTCGGCTTCAAATATCTCTGCTTTCTCCCCTGCTTCCTTGATTTCGCCTAAATTTTCAACTCCAAATTCAATTCTTGCTGCTCAGATCATGCCGCATATGGATCACCTGCACTATACAGATTCTGTTTTCATGCAAGATCAGTCCATACTGAAGCTTTTGTTCGATGATTACGAATCAAATGGAAATGCCAAATCTGAAGTCTCCCAGAGCACTGGTGGAATTAGCACAGATATGTCCTCTTCTCTTTCTGATTTCAGGCCTTTTGGCTATCTCGAATGTCCAATCACTTCAGCTGGACCCGTGGACCTCGAGTGTCTCTGGAATTAttga